TATCATCTGACACGTGGTGATTCTGGTGAATATCGATGCCGTGCCAGTACTGGACCTAAAAGTGATTCATATTCATCCGTTCATTTACAAGTGGAaagtaagtttttttgtatttgtaatttgatttttatccagaataaaaaaaactctttGATCTCTTTCATTACTTAGACATTCATATACCGGCCGATTGTCAAGATAGTCCAGTATTTGCTAATTGTGCCATGATCGTacaaaataattattgtcGTAATCCACATTTCCATAAATTCTGTTGCCGTTCATGTTATATTGCAGAACATGGTCGACAAAAATcacaacattatcaacaacatgaatcatcatcgaatgaaataaatcaaccatgaaccaaacaacaaaataatcgaatggatgtaaataaatcaagttgaaagagagagagagaaaaaaaagacaccATTctctttgaaaaaatttaaattgaaaatatcggctgtgtgttgttgtttacacattacatttcatcaattttcaatttcatgcTGCCACATTTTGTATTCtttacatatttttttttttttttttggctgtcCATTTtcccattattatcattctatTTTAATCAAACACAAATTGCAAATCGAATCGAGATGAAATTTGAGctaaaactgaaaaaaaacagattcaATAAGCAAAAAACATCAAAGTCAATAAAGATagagattcttttttttgctgaatatttgaaaagaaaaaaatttttattgaataaaaatatcacaAATTGAATAACTGTCTTTTTCTCTATaccattggtggtggtggcttttttttgttttttatttttaacttTTCATAGACAAATAAtgtttattgattcattgatttgatttatccATATAGTTGACAATACACGATGATTGTGTgatgagtgaaaaaaaaattatatgttCAGATCAAGATCATATGATTCTCTATGataaattgttgatgttgatatatgatggccatgatgatcacgcgaaataaaaatgatgatgatgagtaggcaaaaaaaaattgatattattttattttggcgTTCaagataaatataaaaataaataaacaaataaacatggAGGAATctaaaacagagaaaaaaaaatgaattagaaatcaaatgataatcaaataaagGGAAAtgtacatacatacataattTGTAAATACTTGCACTGGTTATCTATATGAAACGGAAACCATGTGATGTGATATtcgagaaagagagagaaagaaaaaaaaatgaaaaacattaatttgatatatgaatgaatggttgttgaaataataatgttgtttaTTACATATAACGGACGTAACCAtcctttctctctctccatattcatgattgattgagatgttcaaaaaaaaaaacttgtcaaaagtagaaaaagaaaaaaaaatcagatttttcggattttttttttaatgttcaTTCATGTGACACACACAATATAATTGCTGtcaataattataatgatgatgatcatttttttattttgatatgtgtgaatgaacacacacacacacacacacaccaaccGGAACTGAAAAAGAAACTTATTCAATCGTCTTTGAATGCAAAaagtggtgtgtgtgtgtgtgtgtggtggaTCCATCGGAACATTTTTGCTGTGTATGTCACGGattaacgataatgatgatatgttaGTAACATGGTGATTTTTTCTCTAGAATAGTTATGATCCAATTGTTCTGAATaagaaatgcaaaaaaaaaacaatagaaaCCATAtggatgaataatgatgatgaaacatgtGGAGGATAATGATAGAGTTTTTCGAATATTTGGTCACAAAGTAACAAAATAATTGGAATAATACGTATGTATAATACGTTTTTCATATCAtacgaataaatgaatgaatatggcTCCATCACACTGGATTCAAGATCTAGGTCATAACCGTCgcattgttttctttttttttttttgattacatttttttcggtcgactgatgaatgaatgattttagGGTGGTATTCTTATTTTGGCCTGgtcgacttttttttcctgttcattcaattcatttttatttatatcaaaAATCCATCAGATCATAGTCTCTTTCAATCTGTCCATTTGctcgaaacaacaacaaaaaaaaatgtaatcaacatcattgtgGTTacaaacgaattttttttcaacttgaatcaaaatgccatttttaattaatgtaaatgtgtgtgtgtgcgtttggCTATTTGTACACCAACACATGTAGACCGaatggaatttatttttttcttgtcagacagacattctttttttattttgtttttgtgtttgaaatcaaatgaaataaaatcaaactaaaaatagttgaaatgttgatgatgatgatacaacgCCTttatccaaaacaaaaacaaaaaaaaaaacattttgtaaCTGGTGACTGGTTTTTTTAagcacaatcatcattatatcatcaacatcattaatgaattaCAAATCTCATTGGTTAGATTATATccattaaatcatcaattacaaATTGATTACAACACCaggattaaaaaaaaataatgtgaaTTCTCGTTAAATGGTTGAATAATGATTGGGAGtccaaataatgatcattttttttatttgtttgtttttcattgaatccaacaacaacaacaacaacaaaaaattagaaaataaaagattTGGTAACcatgatttgaatgatggtAAGTAAATTCTCCATTGATtttatgaaaagaaattctaattttttgttttattttctatataGTATGAAGATGTGAAATGCACAccataattttattattattattacaaacaattcaaaacaacaaacaaccaacTAGAATAACAATCGTATATTTAATATATAACAATCaacatttaatttaatttaattcgttatcatcatcatcatcatcatttttgaattgtcctttttttctgtaccATCAATataacacacatacacacacatttacgTGTATATTGACAgtagcaaaagaaaaaaaaataaaaaaagacacTGAAGCTCTCTCATTGCATACTGGCCATACAAAAGAGAACATTAACCTCATTTACACCAATGAAAATACAATATACAATATATTATGACCAAATATACGATAGAtgaagaaaacgaaaaatgagaaagaaagaaaaaaagccaaaCCAAATAgcagataataatgattttgaatggaTGGCTGAATGCATCtatccatgtgtgtgtgtgtgtgtgtatcaacAGGGGTGAcacaaaagattttttcttctcaacgaacgaaatgaaaaagaaaaaattttccattcgggtattcttctttttttttctttattgaatttgttgaggagaaatgttgaatatacaaaaaaaaacaagtctCGTcttctcttttcttttttttttcgttcgtttcGACAATCTTCGAATTTATAATTCATCTAAATATCACATCAAGATTCAGGCgccattgttatttttttttttttcgtcgaaACATAATGAACGGACATATATACGTATAtgttatcaacaacaacgaaaggTTCAAAtggacgacgacaacgatcGTGCCATTCGGTTAAATACCATAATGTTTAACTGaatgagtgaatgaatgatcattggagaaaaaaaattttatatcatGATTGCGGTTATTAAAGCggtaaaagaaaataatatcATGActtttggataaaaaaaaaattttttcaaatcctATCattccatgtgtgtgtgtgcgtgtttaGAATGAGACTGAGAATTGAGAACAGAACGAAATGAATTTCGCTTGAATGGCTGCTTGAAAATtgtgtggatttttttttttttttttttggtaaattaaaagaacatgatgatgaagagaatgacctgaataaaaattttccaatttttttttcattcattcattgaaatagCCGACAGAtaacacaacaaacaacagcaaaaaatgaatgatgatgatgatgatgatggaaaaaagatCCAAATGTGTTTGTTCatctgtgatgatgatgatgatgattcgaatcaaatttggaatacacaaaacaacaacaacaacacggCACGCCTAATGTGCCGGCTCCATGATtcaacttcatcatcatcatcatgatcatccgTAAAATGAAACCCACgcataaacagaaaaattcaaatcaatgtttctgacttgttgttttttatcgcTTCTAAAAcagatttattttattgatattttttcaaacataaataatttgtaaaaaaaaattctgtccattctgtgtgtgttatacagattttcgttttcaacaaaacaaacaaacaaactttttaaatcagaatcaaacgatgaaaaacgatgaaaaatttgtatgctgaaatcatcatattttcattggttgattgatggaatttttaaaattcaatcaaatttcaatttgaaaatattttcatcacttacaaaaattcatcatcgtcattgtttgatttccAATGTCATGATTTGCTCGTTATTGTTGGATTACACATGATTTATTCGATGTTAagtgatgttttttttttactgactAAATCGGActtggattttttgttttgtaaattCTGAAGAAGCAGTTATATGATTGAGACAGAtaaaataagaattttttttgcgaaaaaaaagacaagaaAATTTACTGTGAATAATTggtttaaaaaaatcaaagatcaatcaatttcgaatgaagagagataaaaaaagagtgaaaaaaattattcaattattttcaagCTTTTGGAGCTTCAGCTTCCGCTGGTGCTGCTTGTTCCGGTTGTTTAGATGATGGACATGATGTTTTGCCTTGACAGCAACCATCTTTTTGGTTTTCAGGTTTAGCTGGACAAGCACATTTACCATCTGGCTgatctgctgctgctgttgctgctggtTTAGTTTCTTCAACAGCTGGATTGGCGGCTGGAACTTGTTCAGTGGacgacatgatgatgacaaattgaaaataatttggtGGTGATTGTTAAAGAATAATAGAACAACAAACTAAACGTAAATTTTCGTTGATGTTTGAATGACTTGTTGATTAAGTTGGTTGGCGAAAAtcgagatgatgatgttcaacaAGTGGTTCACTCCTtttatacttttttttcggacgaccgatttttccattgtctctttttcattcattctttcataGTATATATCATGTACATGTACATGGCACACTCttttatgaatgattttgcgatatgatgatgatggaaaacatacacacacacatacacacacatttgcCACCATGACTACTATCATCGtttgttgtcgattgatGTCGATCCGGTCGGCTGCCGACGCCGACAATCActatgatgaagatgatgatgatctacaATATACAAATATAAGTCATGCCACGCCACCATGGTGATGTCGgcgacaacgacaatgataatgtttgattatcatcattgtgtgtgtgattagTCATCATTATAGTATTCTTCCGTTGTTGCTTGGATGCTCTTTCTCTCTCgaatgtcaatttttttttgtgtgtatgtgtgtaataaatgaaacaatccaaaattgaatgaatgaatttggttgcaactttttttttctatagaaaaaaaaattgtttatcgCAGCAACAATAATCCATTGGTCGttgatttgataaaatgataattttttttctcactcttttctctctctctcattattcttgtttgtttgttggtctcgaattttccatttgtcgggcgttgtcgtcgtcgtcgtcgtcgacgCCGGTGACGGTGGCGGTGACGCCATTTGTTTatcatgatttgatttacCGGTAATATAATCTATATATCTCTCTgcgtatgtgtttgtgtaatcagatagaaaaaaaaaatatgagagaaaaaaaacgacagtACATGAGACGGTTATGTGGAAATcgatttttgaattgatgtCGAacacaataaaataaaagaacaaaataatcaGGATCtctgattttctttttttttttttttttttgtttgatgaaatgataataaatgacaaaaaaacaaattaaagaTTATCAACAACCGATACGATAAATATagtggtggaaaaaaaattaggacTATTCAATCCTTTGATTCtggttcgatttttttttatttgtttgttgttgtcgtcgtcgtcgtcgtcgttgttggttgtactgttttttttttatcggaaaatttcaattttatcgtGAGATCATATAATGGATTTTCTAGATTGTTCCAAAAATCATCGttgtcagtcagtcagtcagtttgttcattcatctaCAAAACACAactgaaaagaaattttttttttttttggttgagaaaaaaaatgctggtTTTTTCCATCCATTCCATCGCcaatgagaaatttttttttttttaaacgatGGCCATTTTGAAAGCTTCGgaagaatttattgatttcgaCATCGGattatcaaacacacacacaggtatgtgtgtgtgatattaTGGATTCAGATTATTTTTgggaataaaaataataaatcaatcaaacgaGATGGtgggccaaaaaaaagaagactgcaaaggtgtgtgtgtgagtgcgAGAGAACTCgttttggtttgatttttgtaGCCCAATTAATAATGTGGAACAATAAATagtaaattaaattttttttttgagaaattttcgaggaattttattttcgaaatattttaacggttttttttttgcttcttgGTTCGTCGTCCGttaggtcatcatcatcatcatcatcttcacgATCCGcggtttgattttttttatttcatttcaatgattgtgTAGTAGACACAAATAAGTTCCGCTCTGGTTCTTTGcttgcttttttttgatatttttttttcttctttttctgcTGTTTCCCATGTATAATCAATGTTGAACAATTTGTCGCCGACAATTGATTATCGTTTTTGaatcgtcttttttttctctactgTTATTTGTCGGCCAAATCTAATGATCTTTAATTATGGATCAgatttcagattttttttcactcgtgtttttgttgttgctgttgtttgtaggtttggcaattttttttctcccagCTAATTATACATAAActtagttttgttttgaaaaaaaaatgaaacaaaaaaaaaaaaatttttttcaatgatgatctaaattgattgaattacaATCGggttaatcaaaaaaaaaaaaaaaaaaattcaatcgaaatcattgaataactGACAGACAAACAGGCAGATAGACAGAGCAGGCAAGCAGACAACCAAGCCAgacattcgattttttttctgatttttattcgatttcgGTATCGGTCAACagaaacgagaaaaaaaaacacaagcCAAAGACCGAcaaagttgatgatgatgatgattatcatactgatcatcattaggctatttttttttgattgatgttttttttccatcttcaACAGCAAAcatcaacaccaacaacaacatgataaACGTATGAACAGTATGTGAAGATTATGAATTTAATCTATTCTGtctgattatttattttttttttttttttgctggggTGGTggtattttgtattttgtttgattcatgtctaattgattgaatggaatgatgaatggaaatgaaatggacaaaaaaaaagagagaaaaattaaaatttaaggattgatcacacacacacacacatagccTACATTCAagattacaaaaaaaaccaatcagAGGTCAATCGGAAATGGAGAATTATTTCTTTCTGTTTATTTTCTTTACTCAAAATCCTCGAGATaggaatttattcaaaaattttttgatcgatcgattcatgttaatggaattttcattttttttttttttttttttttttttttttttttttttttgattgctcgaaatcaacatcatcatcattttatttatttatttatttattcacaaGCCACACACCATgcgatgttgttgatggattttttttccactgaaCAACGACATTCCATTTCCGTTTAAAGTGGATAAACATGATGGTTGGTGGGTGtttttagttttatttttgtttatcgttttttttttattttattttattttatttttagccaattttattcgataaatagaaattattttgattgattgattgtaaatgaatgattgctTTTGATTGACAATTCAATAGCAATTCTTTACgtttgtcgatgatgatgatgatgatgatgataaacaataaGCCAACAATATACGGGTATTCAGAAATATAAAagtagaaaaacaaaaaaaaatgacggtTTCATCCATCAAATGTAACcgtcattatcaatgaaaattgttgatgaaatctAAAAGTAAATTCAAGATTGgattttggaaaatttccatccgttatatgaatgaatgtcgcgccaaatttttttttctctttctctatcCATCTACTCcaaaatgtcaaaaacaaatatataaaaaaccTATTTCTATTATTGGCCGGTACATTTCTatacttgtgtgtgtgtttgtgtttagaCACTCTATGAcaacgataatcatcatgatgagaTAAtctcatcaataaaaaaaattttttttttacctctacattacattattattcaattatgtaagattttgtatttgtgtaGCCTAACACTACAACAATTGCAACAAAAATGTGTCAACAACTACAATGTAtctgtgtgtatatatatattaacaGGTGCATTACATCCATAACATAAAAAGCAACAGGTGGGGCGTTATTAGTATTTagtaaagtaaaaaaaaattgattgttgaacAACAGATGATTTTGCATAGCAATATTTTTATAGACATTATGACtatagaaatgaatgattatattgcaatagtgtttttttttgttgttgcatcgATCAGAtgcaaacaataatgaaatgagccaattgtttcattgaaaatatatttaCCTTACCATACAATAAATATATggacatttattattacaacaattttctctctctctctctctctctcctctCTCTATGGAGGAAAAACGAGTGAAGTGTTTGCCGCCGTTAttgtaaatgaaattattcaatgataattgattgaaatgaaattttatacgagtgtgtgagtgtgtgattaatcatcattcataataaacaaaatttcattaaacgaatgtgcaaaaaaaaaacaaaacattaacggaaaatttttttttgtttccatgtATTCAACCAAATATGGAAACATTATCACCTTTTCTCTGTCTCACACTTTTACACAAACTATAGCGTGTGTCCActgttgaaaatatttcgCAAACAAATacgataatcaaattgaatggaaactttttgttttatattgattgatgaaaatatttcaaaaaaaaatcaatttacgggaaaattttttgagaaaaaaaataaataaatataaacagAAGCCACTAAAATAAttcaacgtttttttttaattataattattatcatcatcatttcaattcaattaataattatcaatctacaaatatatttataaataataatcataatcataatcatcttgTGGATCAATGAACATCATAATTCTaaagataaacaaaaaaaaagaatcttcATGCAAACATATATTgtggattgaaaatgaaaatttactatctcgaaaaatgaaaaaaaaaattatccccacatcatcaacgaatatatataatatatgaataaatcagAAAGTATAGTATTATAGTAAGGACGGACAggaataattttcaacagGTTCAGAGGCTGGCTACAATActggaatgaatttttgttttttatccaacttgattttgaaagaaaaaaaaatttcttttgacaccaaaaaaaaaatatagggAAGTGGCGAACAATATTGAAACAGAGAGAATGAGACACATGCACGTAATAATTTATCACCTgtatatttgtttgtgtatgtgtgtgtgttcgatACATATTTGGATCgctgaataaatgaattttccaaAAGAAGTGGAAGGAGAAAAAGtggcgaaaaaaatgtgaaaatatttttgagtaaaaagagaaaaaaaatccacaacCATTagtttcaatttgaatgattttgatgatgatgaatgaatgaatgaatcatctAATGATTACGatttgataatggtgataataaagattttttaaCTTTGAGAACAATATCTAGAAATTCGTACAATTCGTAtgattcattaatttgaaaattacaTTGATACTTCAAAAGCTTTAATCATCTGTCGATTTGTGCTGGTGCTGGTGGtagttgtcgtcgttgttgttgttgttgtagctgTTATaaaagttgatgatgacgatgatacaTCTGTTGTTTCGGCAGTTTCTAACATTGTTGAATTCATTGGATCGAAAgactttgttttgtttgtattattgttattggtaatgttaacatcattatttccaAATTGTGATTGACTTAGATCAAGAAATGGATTCGTacttttgaatatttttgtggttgttgtttcagctgccgttgttgttttattagTTGTCGTTGGTATTACTGTTGTTGCCGATGTTATGTTCCAATCATCTgaaattgttgctgtttctAGAAATGGATTCTTTGTATGGTTGGCaccattgattttattgttattaattgtcttcgatgatgatgatatgctaaaatttgttgatattggcactgttgttgttgtcgtcgtcgttgttggaTGTTGCTGTAGAATTATTGTTGCAGGCgattctgttgatgatgataatgaagatgaacaaAAGGCCGATAATGACGTAAATAaaggcgatgatgatgatggtggcggtggtggcgCACAAACTTGGGGCATTTGATCCACAACTGCAGGTGGAATCAATGGCAaggtcgtcgtcgttgttgttgttgttgtcatagAGGTTTTTATTGaaccattcaatgatgatccagaACAAGCAGCTATTCCTGAATCTAGACTACCAGTATTTAATTGATGACTTAAATTATCTGATTTTTGATCCATATTTTGTTGAAccatcgttgtcgtcgtcgtcgatgAGGATGTGGATGGTTTGTTCAAAATCCATTGATctataaattattaattacaaTGAATTATTAGATTGAAATGTTCgagaaattcaaaaacaaacaaaccgatatttgaaaatgaaaacaatgaattagCATCTTTGACCAGATGATTTAGACCGGTACCATTTGATTTGTTAATGTTTTGCGCAATGGATGATTGTAGTGTAGCTGGTGGTGAGAAATGAGATTTGCCATCATCGCTTAGACCAATTTGTGAAGTCAATGGCCATgttgtttgatcatcatcatcaacatcatcatcatttttagcACTTAACAAACTTAAACCTTGTGATAATTGTTGACACATGGCTGCTATGATTGCTGAGCCTGAATCTTCAGCCTTTGTTTCTGACACTATCGATTTATCAATTATCGATGGTGATACTTCTTGGATTGGCGCCACTttataaacgaaaaaaaaaacaaactcgAATcagatatttttcattcaatttttataacCTACCAGATGGTGTTAATGAAAGTTTGTGCAAAAAATCCGGtcgttttgtttccattacTGGCTCTTCAAATGTTGCTAAATCTAATGAATGAGCACGATTACGAATtggaatgttgttgtttacattTGTATCCAATGGATCAATAGTGCTACCATTGGATTTGGTGTGAGAATTAATAGGCGacgatgttaatgatgatgatgattttaatggATCATTTATAGACGAATCGgtcaatgaatttaatcGTAATGAAAGCTGTCGTTTAAACGGTGATGCATGGTTTAAAGGGCCACCACGTAATGAACCTTGTCGTTGAAGTAGGTTTGCCGTTGCATGTGGTCTAGCCACTGCATATGGATTATGTACTGGTTGTTTCACTGGAACAGGTTCTAttgcaatgaaaacaaaaaaccaaattattaaatttatatattcagaAATATCATTTAGAGGGAACAAACCAGATGGTTTTGCAACTTGTGGATCCTGTAAACGTTCcgtaattgatgattgtcgaaATGATCCAGTACGGGTGAAATTATTTGCATCTAAAATTGCCGATACAGATTCTTTATCCCGTTTTTGTTTACGTTCCAAACAAATATTGAACGCACAACCAACGGCATGACTAAGACGTTCACCAGAATCTTTGGTTGCATGAAAACCATGACACATCCATCGTCGTGTAGTACCATCACGACAAATGTAGGAGAATCCACGTTCATGGCTTCGATCCGGTGCACAGAATGATACCTTCTCAATGGtttgatcaacaatcaaaccCTATTATTAAAAGAAAGgattgaaaaattagaaaaaaaaattccattaaaaaaatgcaaatcaTACCTtggtatcatcatcgacaacacgTATACCATCGCCGGTAACATATAATTGACCTTTGACGGCACGTCTTCTTGAATTCTGTagtggaataaaaaaaatgatttcaaatttttttttcgttaaaaaaattaatcccCTTACCCTTAATCTGCGTAATGCATCTTCACATATTTGCATACCACGTGATTCATATACTTCAACACAGCCAAGATATTTTACTGAAAATACACAATTACCCGAACGTACGGATTGTTCATCTGATTGCCATTGATGTGGTTTCTGTGATTCGGTTATAATATCGGGTTTTTTCTTACGAAATGAATTTCGGAACGATTTCCGAAGTCGATCCATTACTAaccaaaatgacaaaaaaaatccaattttattaataaaaataatctaCGAATCTAGATGAATATCGTTTAAAAATCTGTTGACAAAGAGTTGTATAtgagaaagaatgaaaacaaaatcaactgaaataataaaaactcACTACTGGAACATTATTATactgaaaataaaagaaaaaaaacctccaAACGACACAGATGAATGGATCTATCGTTactcacatacacacacatccaATTCAGATAATCATTCGTAgacaaacagacacacacaaaaatcgaatgtaCTCCATAGgtaataaatagaaaaaaaaatttagccaCAATAATCGCAccgaaacacacacacacaaacacaccgATACACATAGACAATCTCCTACCTTTGAATGGAggcattgatgatgatgattgtcgtttgcctttttttcaaggactatgacaacaacaacaacaacaaaaaatcaaataagaaaatagactttttttctattttctttgttcaaaattattcaagATAGAGATAGAGATATTTGCAATAgcaatagatgatgatgatgaacaagaacGGGTTTAAAGTCTCAATTGTAGCGgaaatgatcaatttaaagtttatgtgtctgtgtgtgtggtggttGGTTAATGAGTACGTTTGATAGTAatcttttgaatgaaaaaaaagatgcaaAAATTACTATcaaaatcgacaacaacaacaacaataacaataaaaaaaaaccaaaatataTGAATTCCGTCCGTATACGGATAAACAATGTCATCATCTGTTTACcgttattaaaaaa
This window of the Dermatophagoides farinae isolate YC_2012a chromosome 3, ASM2471394v1, whole genome shotgun sequence genome carries:
- the LOC142597406 gene encoding uncharacterized protein LOC142597406, encoding MSSTEQVPAANPAVEETKPAATAAADQPDGKCACPAKPENQKDGCCQGKTSCPSSKQPEQAAPAEAEAPKA